A window of Campylobacter pinnipediorum subsp. pinnipediorum contains these coding sequences:
- a CDS encoding M16 family metallopeptidase — protein sequence MIKFNKTTLKNKLEVYHIPVNKGSKVISVDIFYKVGSRNETMGKSGIAHMLEHLNFKSTKNLKAGEFDEIVKGFGGINNASTGFDYTHYFIKCSNENLKKSLDLFAELMKNLKLKDSEFQPERDVVAEERRWRTDNNPLGYLYFRLYNNAFMYHPYHWTPIGFINDIRNWNINNIKEFHSTYYQPKNAILIISGDISKDDAFKLAKDSFENIKNTKQIPKLHCIEPKQDGEKRAIIYKDSPTQMIAIAYKIPPFNHEDQIALNAMSEYLANGKSSILQDILVEQKQLVNQIYAYPMSSIDENLFVFLAVCNPDIKAEDIEKEILQIISNIKEKEIDEDDILRVKNIIKTDFVYSFDSASKVASLYGSYLAKGDIKPLYKLEESIENIDKEMLKEAAKKYFIAKNSTTVILKKEEG from the coding sequence TTGATAAAATTTAATAAAACTACACTAAAAAATAAGCTAGAAGTTTATCATATACCTGTTAACAAGGGCTCAAAAGTTATAAGTGTAGATATATTTTACAAAGTTGGGTCCAGAAATGAGACTATGGGTAAAAGCGGGATAGCTCACATGCTAGAACATTTAAATTTCAAATCAACAAAAAACCTAAAAGCTGGAGAATTTGATGAGATAGTAAAAGGATTTGGTGGAATAAATAATGCTTCTACTGGATTTGATTATACACATTATTTCATAAAATGCTCAAATGAAAATCTAAAAAAAAGCTTAGATTTATTTGCTGAACTTATGAAGAATTTAAAACTAAAAGATAGTGAATTTCAACCAGAAAGAGATGTTGTTGCAGAAGAAAGAAGATGGAGAACTGATAATAATCCATTGGGATATTTGTATTTTAGGCTTTACAATAATGCTTTTATGTATCATCCATATCACTGGACACCAATAGGCTTTATAAATGATATAAGAAATTGGAATATTAATAATATAAAAGAATTTCACTCAACATATTATCAACCAAAAAATGCAATACTAATAATAAGTGGCGATATCTCAAAAGACGATGCATTTAAACTAGCAAAAGATAGTTTTGAGAATATAAAAAATACAAAACAAATACCAAAATTACACTGCATAGAACCAAAACAAGATGGTGAAAAAAGAGCTATAATATACAAAGATAGCCCTACTCAAATGATTGCAATTGCATATAAAATACCGCCATTTAATCACGAAGATCAAATAGCTTTAAATGCTATGAGTGAATATCTAGCAAACGGCAAAAGCTCTATTTTACAAGATATCTTAGTAGAACAAAAACAGCTTGTAAATCAAATATATGCATATCCTATGAGCAGTATAGATGAAAATCTTTTTGTATTCCTTGCAGTTTGTAATCCAGACATTAAAGCAGAAGATATAGAAAAAGAAATTTTACAAATAATATCAAATATAAAAGAAAAAGAGATAGATGAAGATGATATTTTAAGAGTTAAAAATATCATAAAAACAGATTTTGTATACTCATTTGATAGTGCTTCCAAGGTTGCTAGCTTATATGGCAGTTATCTAGCAAAAGGTGACATAAAACCTTTATATAAGCTGGAGGAAAGCATAGAAAATATAGACAAAGAGATGCTAAAAGAGGCTGCAAAAAAATACTTTATAGCAAAAAACTCAACCACGGTTATACTAAAAAAGGAAGAGGGATGA
- the dapA gene encoding 4-hydroxy-tetrahydrodipicolinate synthase has translation MKQQIIGAMTALITPFKNNKIDEETYEKLILRQIKNGIDAVVPVGTTGESATLTHDEHRVCIEIAVNVCKNTNTKVLAGAGSNATHEAIDIAQFAQKNGADGILSVAPYYNKPMQNGLYEHYKAIANSIDIPVLLYNVPGRTGSDIMPQTALKLFKDCKNIYGIKEATGKIDRCVDLLAHEPALVVISGEDAINYPILANGGKGVISVTSNLLPDNISDLTHLALEEKFIQAKKINDMLYDINKIMFCESNPIPVKAAMYLAGLTPVLEYRLPLTKPSNENLKNIEKIMKNYNIKGF, from the coding sequence ATGAAACAACAAATTATAGGTGCAATGACGGCATTGATAACACCATTTAAAAATAATAAAATAGATGAAGAAACTTATGAAAAACTAATCCTTAGACAGATAAAAAACGGGATAGATGCCGTGGTGCCGGTTGGAACAACTGGAGAAAGTGCAACTCTAACCCATGATGAGCATAGAGTTTGTATAGAAATAGCAGTTAATGTCTGTAAAAATACAAATACAAAAGTGTTAGCTGGAGCTGGAAGTAATGCTACGCATGAAGCTATAGATATAGCTCAGTTTGCACAAAAAAATGGAGCAGACGGTATACTTTCCGTAGCACCTTATTACAACAAGCCTATGCAAAATGGGCTATATGAACACTATAAAGCTATAGCAAATAGCATAGATATACCAGTTTTATTGTATAATGTGCCAGGCAGAACAGGCTCTGATATAATGCCCCAAACGGCTCTTAAGCTTTTTAAAGATTGTAAGAATATATATGGCATAAAAGAAGCAACAGGAAAAATAGATAGATGTGTTGATCTTTTGGCACACGAACCTGCTTTGGTAGTAATAAGCGGAGAAGATGCTATAAATTACCCTATTTTAGCAAATGGTGGCAAGGGTGTCATATCTGTAACATCAAATTTATTACCAGATAATATATCTGATTTAACACATTTAGCTTTAGAAGAAAAATTCATACAAGCTAAAAAAATAAATGATATGTTATATGATATTAATAAAATTATGTTTTGTGAAAGCAATCCAATACCAGTAAAAGCAGCTATGTATTTAGCTGGATTAACACCTGTGCTTGAATATAGATTGCCATTAACAAAACCAAGTAACGAAAACTTAAAAAATATAGAAAAAATTATGAAAAACTATAATATAAAAGGATTTTAA
- a CDS encoding enoyl-ACP reductase, whose translation MYLKDDFQNKTLVISGGTRGIGRSIVLEFAKMGANIAFTYNSNEELAKQQALELEKEYNIKARAYALNILEPEMYKDLFLKIDEDFDRVDFFISNAIIAGRSVAGGYTKFLKLRPRGINNIFTATVNAFVVGAQEAAKRMQKVGGGSIISLSSTGNLVYIQNYAGHGTAKAAVEAMARYAATELGEFNIRVNIVSGGPIDTDALKAFTNYEEVKEVTSKLSPLNRMGQPDDLAGACLFLCSSKASWVTGHTFVIDGGTTFK comes from the coding sequence ATGTATTTAAAAGATGATTTTCAAAACAAAACTTTAGTAATTAGTGGTGGAACCAGAGGGATAGGAAGATCTATTGTCTTAGAATTTGCAAAAATGGGTGCAAATATTGCTTTTACTTATAATTCAAACGAAGAACTTGCAAAACAACAAGCATTGGAATTAGAAAAAGAATATAACATAAAAGCCAGAGCTTATGCCTTAAACATACTAGAGCCAGAAATGTATAAAGATTTGTTTTTAAAAATAGATGAAGATTTTGATAGAGTTGATTTTTTTATATCAAACGCAATTATAGCTGGTCGTTCTGTAGCTGGCGGTTATACTAAATTTTTAAAATTAAGACCAAGAGGAATAAATAATATCTTTACAGCAACAGTAAATGCATTTGTTGTTGGAGCTCAAGAAGCGGCAAAAAGAATGCAAAAAGTTGGAGGTGGAAGCATAATATCTCTTTCATCAACTGGAAATTTAGTCTATATACAAAACTATGCTGGTCACGGAACAGCAAAAGCAGCTGTTGAAGCAATGGCAAGGTATGCAGCAACAGAACTTGGAGAGTTTAATATAAGAGTAAATATAGTAAGTGGTGGCCCTATAGACACAGATGCTTTAAAAGCATTTACAAACTACGAAGAGGTTAAAGAAGTTACATCAAAACTTAGTCCTTTAAACAGAATGGGACAACCTGATGATTTAGCAGGTGCTTGTCTATTTTTATGCTCAAGCAAAGCAAGCTGGGTAACAGGACATACATTTGTTATCGACGGAGGAACAACATTTAAATGA
- the pgsA gene encoding CDP-diacylglycerol--glycerol-3-phosphate 3-phosphatidyltransferase — MSLNLPNALAFFRILLAPLMFYILINAQSNFSDVHISWINYFAGLIFVIASVTDFFDGYIARAWDQKTKLGAILDPLADKMLILAAFLGLMMIQRANPWAVYIILVREFFITGFRVVVASEGLNVSASIAGKIKTVFQMIAIGWLVMQWSFSDVLLWFSVILTLYSGLEYIITYIKAK, encoded by the coding sequence ATGAGTCTAAATCTGCCAAATGCGCTAGCTTTTTTTAGAATACTTTTAGCACCATTGATGTTTTACATACTTATAAATGCACAATCTAATTTTTCAGATGTGCATATAAGTTGGATAAATTATTTTGCTGGACTTATTTTTGTTATAGCTAGTGTAACAGACTTTTTTGATGGATATATAGCAAGAGCATGGGACCAAAAAACAAAACTTGGTGCCATACTTGACCCATTGGCTGACAAAATGCTTATATTGGCAGCTTTCTTAGGTCTTATGATGATACAAAGAGCAAATCCTTGGGCTGTATATATAATACTAGTAAGGGAGTTTTTTATAACTGGTTTTAGGGTTGTTGTTGCAAGTGAGGGTTTAAATGTTTCGGCTTCTATAGCTGGAAAAATAAAAACAGTTTTTCAAATGATAGCCATAGGATGGCTTGTAATGCAATGGTCATTTTCAGATGTATTGCTTTGGTTCTCAGTAATTTTAACACTATATTCAGGTCTTGAATACATTATAACTTATATAAAAGCAAAATAA
- the hypF gene encoding carbamoyltransferase HypF, with amino-acid sequence MIQSYKFEIFGLVQGVGFRPFVYLLAIKHNLFGNVYNDDSGVKISIYGDENNIKIFEKELVKKLPPLARIDDIKKYKIDEKFDKFEIIESKQAKKISPILPDFALCKDCEREFFAPTNHRFNYPFINCTNCGPRFSIIQSLPYDRKNTTMSVFKMCKTCESEYTNPLDRRYHAQPISCPDCGPRLMLKDKDKNILSIDEKAIKTACNLINNGKILAIKGLGGFHLVCNAFDENVVNKLREKKHRRHKPFAIMSKNIGSAKQNAHISKDEEELLISNLKPIVLLKTKKQTKIAKSVAPNLNKIGLMLPFSGIHLALFKYLKCDIIATSANISSQPVICKEDQLLNSLSDVIDFYLDHDREIFSPSDDSIGFVNNKKTFFTRTSRGLNPNFINTNSNKKGVFLALGAELKNQFAIYNNGTIIISPYIGDLKNVATFDRFLDVLNLFQSTYELKFDEVIADLHPQFLNLKYAKSKQYKITQIQHHYAHLLSVILENNLSLDKKYLGFCFDGTGFGDDGKIWGGEVFEINGKNYNRLYHFDEFLLLGGESSIKNIYKLALSVIFKYDIEVEAREFLNQFDSKTIKNLKLISKNNQSSIKTSSLGRIFDAFACIVLDIKNISYEAQTGMELEKFYDENLDFSYEFKLDDGIINFKDAFLGALKDDKTKASTGFINGVANLMCKIAIKEDLEVIFSGGVFQNSILLNAIHNKFKHHNIKYYENSKFCSNDSNICLGQIQYLLI; translated from the coding sequence TTGATTCAATCATATAAATTTGAAATTTTCGGTCTAGTTCAAGGTGTTGGATTTAGACCTTTTGTGTATTTATTGGCAATCAAACACAACCTTTTTGGTAATGTATACAATGATGATAGTGGTGTAAAAATCAGCATTTATGGAGATGAAAATAATATAAAAATTTTTGAAAAGGAGCTAGTTAAAAAACTACCCCCGCTTGCTAGAATTGATGATATAAAAAAATACAAAATAGATGAAAAATTTGATAAATTTGAAATTATAGAATCCAAACAAGCAAAAAAAATATCACCAATACTTCCTGATTTTGCACTTTGTAAAGATTGTGAAAGAGAATTTTTTGCTCCAACAAATCACAGATTTAACTATCCATTTATAAATTGCACAAACTGTGGCCCTAGATTTAGTATAATACAGTCATTACCATATGACAGAAAAAACACAACAATGAGTGTATTTAAAATGTGTAAAACTTGTGAAAGTGAATACACAAATCCTTTAGACAGAAGATACCATGCACAGCCAATTTCTTGCCCCGATTGTGGGCCTAGGTTAATGCTGAAAGATAAAGATAAAAATATATTATCTATAGATGAAAAAGCTATAAAAACAGCATGTAATCTAATAAATAATGGAAAAATACTTGCCATAAAAGGCCTTGGTGGATTTCATTTAGTTTGCAATGCATTTGATGAAAATGTAGTTAATAAATTAAGAGAGAAAAAACATAGGCGTCATAAACCATTTGCGATAATGTCAAAAAATATAGGCTCAGCAAAACAAAATGCTCATATATCAAAAGACGAAGAAGAGCTTTTGATATCAAATTTAAAACCAATAGTTCTTTTAAAAACAAAAAAACAAACAAAAATAGCAAAAAGTGTAGCTCCAAATTTAAACAAAATAGGATTAATGCTTCCATTTAGCGGAATTCATCTAGCTCTTTTTAAGTATCTAAAATGTGATATAATAGCAACTAGTGCAAATATATCATCGCAACCAGTTATATGCAAAGAAGATCAGCTATTAAATTCCTTATCAGATGTTATTGATTTTTATTTAGATCACGATAGAGAGATATTTTCTCCAAGCGATGATAGTATAGGATTTGTAAACAATAAAAAGACATTTTTTACAAGAACATCAAGAGGACTTAACCCAAATTTTATAAACACAAACTCAAACAAAAAAGGAGTTTTTTTGGCACTCGGAGCCGAGCTTAAAAATCAATTTGCTATATATAACAACGGAACTATAATTATAAGTCCATATATAGGCGATTTAAAAAATGTAGCAACCTTTGATAGATTTTTAGATGTCTTAAACTTATTTCAAAGTACATATGAGCTTAAATTTGATGAAGTTATAGCTGACTTACACCCTCAATTTTTGAACTTAAAATATGCTAAGTCCAAACAATACAAAATAACGCAAATTCAACACCATTATGCACATTTGCTTAGTGTTATTCTTGAAAATAATCTATCTTTGGATAAAAAATATCTTGGATTTTGTTTTGATGGAACTGGTTTTGGGGATGATGGTAAAATTTGGGGCGGCGAAGTTTTTGAAATAAATGGCAAAAATTATAATAGACTCTATCATTTTGATGAATTTTTATTGTTAGGTGGAGAAAGTAGCATAAAAAATATATATAAATTAGCACTTAGTGTGATATTTAAATACGATATAGAAGTTGAAGCTAGAGAATTTTTGAATCAATTTGATAGCAAAACTATAAAAAATTTAAAACTAATATCAAAAAATAATCAATCATCAATAAAAACAAGCTCTCTTGGTAGGATATTTGATGCTTTTGCTTGTATAGTGCTTGATATAAAAAATATAAGCTATGAAGCACAAACTGGGATGGAGCTTGAAAAATTTTATGATGAAAATTTAGATTTTAGCTATGAATTTAAATTAGATGATGGTATTATAAATTTTAAAGATGCTTTTTTAGGTGCTTTAAAAGATGACAAGACAAAAGCTTCAACTGGATTTATAAACGGAGTAGCAAACTTAATGTGCAAAATAGCAATAAAAGAAGATTTGGAGGTTATTTTTTCTGGTGGTGTTTTTCAAAATAGCATACTTTTAAATGCAATTCATAATAAATTCAAACATCATAATATAAAATATTATGAAAATTCAAAATTTTGTTCCAATGATTCAAATATATGCTTAGGACAAATTCAATATCTCTTAATATAA
- the nikR gene encoding nickel-responsive transcriptional regulator NikR: MDEIIRFSVSLPKPLLNELDNRIEEKGYVSRSEFIRDMIREKMVQDSWNNEKNTLIGVLTLIYEHHHSDLVLRMLELQHDADIEIICTTHIHLNHENCLETLVLKGRGKKIKKFCDRIGGLKGVKLCELTKTAVTHS, encoded by the coding sequence ATGGATGAAATTATAAGATTTAGTGTATCTTTGCCAAAACCTCTATTAAACGAATTAGATAACAGAATAGAAGAAAAAGGGTATGTGTCAAGAAGTGAGTTTATAAGAGATATGATTAGAGAAAAAATGGTTCAAGATAGCTGGAACAATGAAAAAAATACGTTAATTGGTGTTTTAACACTAATATACGAACATCATCATAGCGATCTTGTTTTAAGAATGCTAGAACTTCAACACGATGCCGATATAGAAATAATTTGCACAACACATATACACCTTAACCATGAAAATTGCCTTGAAACATTAGTATTAAAAGGTAGAGGAAAAAAAATAAAAAAATTTTGTGATAGAATTGGTGGTCTAAAAGGTGTAAAGCTATGCGAACTTACCAAAACAGCAGTAACACATAGCTAA
- a CDS encoding nitrous oxide-stimulated promoter family protein: MTKDKFKSEIQTVTKFIQLYCDDKHKDNKKTQRSISIDFNGEDNVLNIDVCLCDECMQIANYAYERLKRCPHTEKPRCHKCPHPCYELPIWKQMAKIMRYSGMKLGLNKIKRLIFRD, from the coding sequence ATGACAAAAGATAAATTTAAAAGTGAAATACAAACTGTAACAAAATTTATTCAGCTTTATTGTGATGATAAACATAAAGACAATAAAAAAACACAAAGGAGTATTTCTATTGATTTTAATGGTGAAGACAATGTGCTAAATATAGATGTTTGTTTATGTGATGAATGTATGCAAATTGCAAATTATGCCTATGAAAGACTAAAAAGATGTCCACATACAGAAAAACCAAGATGCCATAAATGCCCACACCCATGCTATGAATTACCTATTTGGAAACAAATGGCTAAAATAATGAGATATAGCGGTATGAAATTGGGGCTAAATAAGATAAAAAGACTTATATTTAGAGATTAA
- a CDS encoding class I SAM-dependent methyltransferase, giving the protein MQQDNLEFWKNQALKYKNNIKAVNFDSNSEELEKLFLEKYIPDNKIVCDFGCGNGLNIINLAKQRPKSIFYGIDAVKEMIENANSQIQSLQNIKFLNLSATDNLSDKLQIKFDIIISKRLLINLKGDLKYKAINNIYKCLKQDGMYIMMEAFIEPLEKINKLRAALNLEPIQVHHFNEYLKNEFLDDIKDKFKIKEICDFNSIYYFISRVLNAANSSPNNPSYDSKLNQIALALSKTENLKIDGLSPEIMYIFKKL; this is encoded by the coding sequence ATGCAGCAAGACAATTTAGAATTTTGGAAAAATCAAGCACTTAAATATAAAAATAACATAAAAGCTGTAAATTTTGATTCAAATTCGGAAGAACTGGAGAAATTATTTTTAGAAAAATACATTCCAGATAATAAAATTGTTTGTGATTTTGGTTGTGGAAATGGTTTAAACATCATAAATCTGGCCAAACAAAGACCAAAATCTATATTTTATGGAATAGATGCTGTAAAGGAAATGATAGAAAATGCAAACAGTCAAATACAATCTTTGCAAAATATAAAATTCTTAAATTTATCTGCAACAGATAATTTGTCTGATAAACTTCAAATAAAATTTGACATTATTATAAGCAAGAGATTGTTGATAAATTTAAAAGGTGATTTAAAGTATAAAGCTATAAATAATATATATAAATGTTTAAAGCAAGATGGTATGTATATTATGATGGAAGCTTTTATAGAGCCACTAGAAAAAATAAATAAATTAAGAGCAGCTTTGAATCTTGAACCAATTCAAGTACATCATTTTAATGAATATCTGAAAAATGAATTTTTAGATGATATAAAAGACAAATTTAAGATCAAAGAAATTTGTGATTTTAATAGTATTTATTATTTTATATCTAGAGTTTTAAATGCTGCAAACTCAAGTCCCAACAATCCATCTTATGATAGTAAATTAAATCAAATAGCATTAGCTTTATCAAAAACAGAAAATTTAAAGATAGATGGATTGTCTCCAGAAATTATGTATATTTTTAAAAAACTATAA
- the kdsB gene encoding 3-deoxy-manno-octulosonate cytidylyltransferase — translation MIIIPARLKSTRFPEKIITPINGVPMFVATAKAVSECDDVVVAVDNEKVLQIAKQYSIKAVLTDLNHQSGTDRIRQATEILGLKDDEIIINVQADEPFIETDVIRNFKTFCAKNQNNAFMFSCYKKIDKENVDDLNLVKVVTDKDEYALYFSRSCIPFNRSDLMATYKAHLGIYGYSVKSLNEFCNLSYSTLENLEKLEQLRALENGKKILMLEVSSKSIGIDSKEDLQKALSEFR, via the coding sequence ATGATTATTATTCCAGCAAGACTAAAATCAACGAGATTTCCTGAAAAAATAATAACTCCTATAAACGGGGTTCCTATGTTTGTTGCTACGGCAAAAGCTGTTAGTGAGTGCGATGATGTGGTTGTTGCTGTTGATAATGAAAAAGTTCTTCAAATAGCAAAACAATACAGCATAAAAGCTGTTTTAACTGACCTAAATCATCAAAGCGGAACAGATAGGATAAGACAAGCTACCGAGATTTTAGGCCTTAAAGATGATGAGATAATTATTAATGTTCAAGCCGATGAGCCATTTATAGAAACAGATGTCATACGAAATTTTAAAACTTTTTGTGCAAAAAACCAAAATAATGCTTTTATGTTTTCTTGTTATAAAAAAATAGATAAAGAAAATGTAGATGATTTAAATTTAGTAAAAGTTGTGACAGATAAAGATGAATATGCTCTTTATTTTTCTCGCTCTTGTATTCCTTTTAATAGATCCGATTTAATGGCTACTTATAAGGCTCATCTTGGAATTTATGGGTATAGTGTTAAAAGCTTGAATGAATTTTGCAACCTTTCTTATTCAACGCTTGAAAACTTGGAGAAATTAGAGCAATTAAGAGCATTGGAAAATGGTAAAAAAATACTTATGCTAGAAGTTAGTAGCAAAAGTATAGGAATAGACAGTAAAGAGGACTTACAAAAAGCATTAAGTGAGTTTAGATAA
- the thrC gene encoding threonine synthase, with translation MKLVQTRAKKDEKLKKVELTQALLSPSSKYGGLYAPKKFPYISQELWNELAKLKYEKFALEILKLFKFDIEKDIFKKALKRYRSFDDPKNPVKLKKIDKNIYVNELYHGPTRAFKDMALAPFGEVLSSLAKQKDEKYLIMCATSGDTGPATLNTFANAENIKVVCIYPADGTSEVQRLQMVCMKGENLKVIGIKGDFDDAQNTLKTLLADDEFKSELKKESLNLSAANSVNFGRIMFQIIYHAYTYTKLLKDKVIDENQSIDIIVPSGNFGNALGAYYAKKMGAKIGKIKIASNKNKILTEFFNTGKYDLRDKKLAKTISPAMDILISSNIERLLFDKFGAVRTRELMKDLSENKFYKLKKSELAKLQEDFVADFCTDKECEKFIKKWVKKGYAIDPHTATCFKMIDNKSINIVTSTAHWVKFAPSMLKACDMQSKDEKQGLKKLAKKLDQEIPKSIKKLFNAKNLHPNIVEKDNIKDEILSWIKQ, from the coding sequence ATGAAATTAGTTCAAACAAGAGCAAAAAAAGATGAAAAACTAAAAAAAGTAGAACTTACTCAGGCATTATTGTCGCCTAGTAGTAAATATGGTGGTCTTTATGCACCAAAAAAATTTCCATATATTTCACAAGAGCTTTGGAATGAATTGGCTAAATTAAAATATGAAAAATTTGCATTAGAAATTTTAAAATTATTTAAGTTTGACATTGAAAAAGATATTTTTAAAAAAGCCTTAAAAAGATATAGAAGCTTTGATGATCCAAAAAATCCAGTTAAACTCAAAAAAATAGATAAAAATATATATGTAAATGAGCTATATCACGGACCTACTCGTGCTTTTAAAGACATGGCACTTGCTCCATTTGGCGAAGTTTTAAGCTCGCTAGCCAAACAAAAAGATGAAAAATATTTGATTATGTGTGCTACTAGCGGGGACACAGGACCTGCGACACTAAACACATTTGCAAATGCTGAAAATATAAAGGTTGTTTGCATATATCCAGCTGATGGAACAAGTGAAGTTCAAAGACTTCAGATGGTTTGTATGAAGGGTGAAAATTTAAAAGTTATAGGCATAAAAGGTGATTTTGATGATGCTCAAAATACACTAAAAACTCTTTTAGCTGATGATGAGTTTAAGTCTGAACTTAAAAAAGAGAGTTTAAATTTAAGTGCGGCAAACTCTGTAAATTTTGGTCGTATAATGTTTCAAATTATTTATCATGCTTATACTTATACAAAGCTTTTAAAAGATAAGGTTATAGATGAAAATCAAAGTATTGATATTATAGTTCCGAGTGGAAATTTTGGAAATGCTTTGGGTGCTTATTATGCAAAAAAAATGGGTGCTAAAATAGGAAAAATAAAAATAGCATCAAATAAAAATAAAATTTTGACAGAATTTTTCAATACCGGAAAATATGATTTAAGAGATAAAAAATTAGCAAAAACCATAAGCCCTGCAATGGATATTTTGATTAGTTCAAATATAGAAAGATTATTGTTTGACAAATTTGGTGCCGTTAGAACAAGAGAGCTTATGAAAGATTTGAGTGAAAACAAATTTTATAAACTCAAAAAGAGCGAACTTGCAAAGTTGCAAGAGGATTTTGTAGCTGATTTTTGCACTGATAAAGAGTGTGAGAAATTTATAAAAAAATGGGTCAAAAAAGGCTATGCAATAGACCCACATACCGCAACTTGCTTTAAGATGATAGATAATAAAAGCATAAATATAGTAACATCAACAGCACATTGGGTAAAATTTGCACCTAGTATGCTAAAAGCTTGTGATATGCAAAGCAAAGATGAAAAACAAGGACTTAAAAAACTTGCCAAAAAACTAGATCAAGAAATTCCAAAAAGCATAAAAAAGCTATTTAATGCTAAGAATTTACACCCTAATATAGTTGAAAAAGATAATATAAAAGATGAAATTTTATCTTGGATAAAACAATGA